One region of Trinickia violacea genomic DNA includes:
- a CDS encoding hotdog family protein: MSTTMEHAQNWADTVFPPIEEVLPHRGTMLLTDEVLACGDTSVTVRARVDAGAWYADANGAMPAWIGVELMAQAIAAHVGLVAMRAGGKARPGVLLGSSKYEALTPAFARDTQLDVHAAELLRSAEGHGAYQCTIDSAEGQRLAQAVIKVFQPTDFQAFIEGKSQ, translated from the coding sequence ATGAGCACGACGATGGAACACGCGCAAAACTGGGCGGACACGGTCTTTCCGCCGATTGAAGAGGTGCTGCCGCATCGCGGCACGATGCTGCTGACAGACGAGGTTCTCGCGTGCGGCGACACGAGTGTCACGGTGCGTGCGCGCGTCGACGCCGGCGCGTGGTATGCGGACGCGAACGGCGCGATGCCGGCTTGGATCGGCGTCGAGCTGATGGCGCAGGCGATTGCCGCGCACGTCGGTCTCGTGGCGATGCGCGCGGGCGGCAAGGCGCGTCCGGGTGTGCTGCTGGGCTCGAGCAAGTACGAAGCGCTCACGCCGGCGTTTGCGCGCGACACGCAACTCGACGTACATGCGGCGGAACTGCTGCGCAGCGCGGAAGGACACGGCGCATACCAATGCACGATCGACAGCGCGGAGGGCCAGCGTCTCGCACAAGCCGTCATCAAGGTTTTTCAGCCGACCGATTTTCAAGCATTCATCGAAGGGAAGAGTCAATGA
- a CDS encoding NAD(P)/FAD-dependent oxidoreductase, with product MTNANSQHAAVDVAIIGAGPSGAVAAALLRKAGHSVLVLERQHFPRFSIGESLLPQSMAYLEEADMLQAVVEAGFQYKNGAHFVHGGKTASYDFRDKHSKGWGTTYQVERAKFDDILIRRAAEQGADVRFGHAVNAIQTGEAPQLEVADEAGNTYTVRARFVLDASGFGRVLPRLLELETPTRMPTRAAIFTHVRDGLPAGSTDRNKICIAVHPERRDVWYWMIPLADGRSSVGCVAEASFFDVTETEREAKLRELIRVEPTLCELIGDAPFLMPVRHIGGYSANVERLYGPGYALLGNAGEFLDPVFSSGVTIALRSAHLAVETLKRQLRGEAVDWLADYDRPLRRGIDTFRAFVDRWYTGELQDIIFYPHQTPTIRRMISAVLAGYAWDETNPYVADPVRRLNSLHEACKAM from the coding sequence ATGACCAACGCTAATTCGCAACACGCGGCCGTCGACGTCGCGATCATCGGCGCAGGGCCGTCCGGCGCGGTGGCGGCGGCGCTCTTGAGAAAGGCCGGCCATTCGGTGCTGGTGCTCGAGCGGCAGCACTTCCCGCGCTTTTCGATCGGCGAGAGCCTGCTGCCGCAGAGCATGGCCTATCTGGAAGAAGCGGACATGCTGCAAGCCGTCGTCGAGGCCGGCTTCCAGTACAAGAACGGCGCGCACTTCGTGCACGGCGGCAAGACGGCGTCGTACGACTTTCGTGACAAGCACTCGAAAGGGTGGGGGACGACGTACCAGGTCGAGCGCGCGAAGTTCGACGACATCCTGATCCGCCGCGCCGCCGAGCAGGGCGCGGACGTGCGCTTCGGCCACGCGGTGAACGCGATCCAGACGGGCGAGGCGCCTCAGCTCGAAGTGGCGGACGAGGCGGGCAACACGTATACCGTGCGTGCGCGCTTCGTACTCGATGCGAGCGGATTCGGCCGCGTGCTGCCGCGCTTGCTCGAACTCGAAACGCCGACGCGGATGCCGACGCGCGCCGCGATTTTCACGCATGTGCGCGACGGCCTGCCGGCCGGCAGCACCGATCGCAACAAGATCTGCATCGCGGTGCACCCTGAGCGGCGCGATGTCTGGTACTGGATGATTCCGTTGGCGGACGGGCGCTCGTCGGTGGGGTGCGTGGCGGAAGCGTCGTTTTTCGACGTTACGGAGACCGAGCGCGAGGCGAAGCTGCGCGAGCTGATCCGGGTCGAACCGACGCTCTGCGAGCTGATCGGCGATGCACCGTTCCTCATGCCGGTGCGGCACATCGGAGGCTACTCGGCGAACGTGGAGCGCCTTTACGGCCCAGGCTACGCGCTGCTCGGCAACGCGGGCGAGTTTCTCGATCCGGTGTTCTCGTCGGGGGTGACGATCGCGCTGCGTTCCGCGCATCTGGCGGTGGAGACGCTCAAGCGCCAGCTGCGCGGCGAGGCGGTCGACTGGCTTGCCGACTACGACCGGCCGCTGCGCCGCGGGATCGATACGTTCCGCGCTTTCGTCGATCGCTGGTACACGGGCGAGCTGCAGGACATCATCTTCTATCCCCATCAGACGCCGACGATTCGCCGGATGATCAGCGCCGTGCTCGCAGGCTACGCGTGGGACGAGACGAACCCGTATGTCGCCGATCCGGTTCGCCGGCTCAACTCGCTGCACGAGGCTTGCAAGGCGATGTAA
- a CDS encoding class I SAM-dependent methyltransferase: protein MPFVPETAFGIWFLRTHTWEHHVLRVAINDLKRLIGTPLPEAPVIVDVGCGQGISFRLLADAFQPRRIVGIDYHKPSLALAAQAGSRIATETELLHGDCAALQLPDASADIVFCHQTFHHLVEQERALAEFRRVLKPGGVLLFAESTEAYIKSWVIRLLFRHPMHVQKSADGYLEMIRQGGFTFGANNVSLPYLWWSRAKDFGLFERLGLHRPQPGKRRETLVNVAARKGSKVNPAVHR from the coding sequence GTGCCCTTCGTACCCGAGACGGCCTTCGGCATCTGGTTCCTGCGCACCCATACTTGGGAGCACCATGTGCTGCGCGTCGCGATCAACGATCTCAAGCGCCTGATCGGCACGCCATTGCCCGAGGCACCCGTCATCGTCGACGTCGGCTGCGGACAGGGTATCTCGTTTCGTCTGCTCGCCGACGCGTTCCAGCCGCGCCGTATCGTCGGCATCGACTATCACAAGCCGTCGCTTGCGCTGGCGGCGCAAGCCGGCAGCCGCATCGCCACCGAGACCGAGCTGCTGCACGGCGACTGCGCAGCGCTTCAGTTGCCGGATGCGAGCGCCGACATCGTCTTCTGCCATCAAACCTTCCACCATCTCGTCGAGCAGGAACGCGCGCTCGCCGAGTTTCGCCGCGTGCTGAAGCCGGGCGGCGTGCTGCTGTTCGCGGAATCGACCGAGGCGTACATCAAATCGTGGGTGATCCGGCTGCTGTTCCGTCATCCGATGCATGTGCAAAAGAGCGCCGACGGATATCTCGAAATGATCCGGCAAGGCGGCTTCACATTCGGCGCGAACAACGTATCGCTTCCCTACCTCTGGTGGAGCCGCGCAAAAGACTTCGGCCTCTTCGAGCGCCTCGGCCTTCATCGTCCTCAGCCCGGCAAGCGGCGCGAGACGCTCGTGAACGTGGCGGCGCGCAAGGGAAGCAAGGTCAACCCCGCCGTGCACAGGTAG
- the guaD gene encoding guanine deaminase: MSQTAKRDSDTKRTAYRAQLLTFKGDPAREQDAAVFDEDGVLIVEDGRVVAAGAYSALSGQITPDTQVQDRRDKVIVPGFIDTHIHYPQTDMIASPAPGLLPWLETYTFPTERRFSDPEYAADTANFFCDELLASGTTTALVYCTVHKGSADALFTASEARNMRMIAGKVLMDRNCPEFLRDTAQSGYDDSAELIERWHNRGRQLYALTPRFAPTSTEAQLEACGVLAREHPDVFIQSHVAENVDEVKWVAELFPGHRSYLDIYDHYGLLRSRAVYGHCIHLDAEDRKRMAQTNTVASHCPTSNFFLGSGLFDFEKADEAGVPIALATDVGGGTSFSMLQTMNEAHKVARLSGFHLTATRMFWLATAGAAKALNLDDKIGTLAPQSEADFIVLDPSATPLLKRRTSRVQSLEELLFAFALLGDDRAIFETYAAGQRVHQRDEKRERFAAQASSTALTSPCKPRAAS, from the coding sequence GCGCAACTGCTGACCTTCAAGGGTGACCCGGCGCGCGAGCAAGACGCGGCCGTGTTCGACGAAGACGGCGTGCTGATCGTCGAGGACGGTCGCGTGGTGGCCGCAGGCGCCTATTCGGCGCTGAGCGGCCAGATCACGCCGGACACCCAAGTGCAGGATCGGCGCGACAAAGTGATCGTGCCGGGCTTCATCGACACGCACATCCATTATCCGCAGACGGACATGATTGCGTCTCCGGCGCCGGGCCTCCTGCCGTGGCTCGAAACCTACACGTTCCCGACCGAGCGCCGCTTCTCGGACCCGGAGTACGCGGCCGACACCGCGAACTTCTTCTGCGACGAGCTGCTCGCCTCGGGCACGACCACGGCGCTCGTCTACTGCACGGTCCACAAGGGCTCGGCCGATGCGCTCTTCACCGCAAGCGAAGCGCGCAACATGCGGATGATCGCGGGCAAGGTGCTGATGGACCGCAACTGCCCCGAGTTCCTGCGCGACACCGCGCAATCGGGCTACGACGACAGCGCCGAGCTGATCGAGCGCTGGCACAACCGCGGACGCCAGCTCTACGCGCTCACGCCGCGCTTCGCGCCGACCTCGACCGAAGCGCAGCTCGAGGCCTGCGGCGTGCTCGCGCGCGAGCACCCGGACGTCTTCATTCAGAGCCACGTTGCCGAGAACGTCGACGAGGTGAAGTGGGTGGCCGAGCTGTTCCCGGGGCACCGCAGCTACCTCGATATTTACGATCACTACGGCCTGCTGCGTTCGCGCGCGGTGTACGGACACTGCATCCACCTCGATGCCGAAGACCGCAAGCGCATGGCGCAGACGAACACGGTGGCGTCGCACTGCCCGACGTCGAACTTCTTCCTCGGCAGCGGCTTGTTCGACTTCGAGAAGGCCGACGAAGCAGGCGTGCCGATCGCGCTCGCCACGGATGTCGGCGGCGGCACGTCGTTCTCGATGCTGCAGACGATGAACGAGGCACACAAGGTGGCGCGCCTCTCGGGTTTCCACCTGACCGCGACGCGCATGTTCTGGCTCGCGACGGCGGGCGCGGCGAAGGCGCTGAATCTCGACGACAAGATCGGCACGCTCGCCCCGCAATCGGAAGCGGACTTCATCGTGCTCGATCCATCCGCGACGCCGCTGCTCAAGCGCCGCACGTCGCGCGTGCAGTCGCTCGAAGAGCTGCTGTTCGCGTTCGCGCTGCTCGGCGACGACCGTGCGATTTTCGAAACCTACGCGGCCGGTCAGCGCGTGCATCAGCGCGATGAAAAGCGCGAGCGGTTCGCGGCGCAAGCATCGAGCACCGCGCTTACATCGCCTTGCAAGCCTCGTGCAGCGAGTTGA
- a CDS encoding beta-ketoacyl synthase N-terminal-like domain-containing protein produces the protein MRRSASRELERVVVTGMGIVSCLGNTLDTVSSALREGRSGITSIEAWRELGFGSQVAGVASVADEPPFARKFERFMGDTARFAAHAARKAVEDSGLAADALRSPDAGAVIGSGSGALSAYDAALAVVRERGVEKAPPYTVPKVMSSTASANVAQLFGLEGIAYSPSSACTTSALAIGQAMQLIQTGRQQIVLTGGSEELYDNYTLNFDAMGALSRGFNDTPQRASRPYDTARDGFVIASGAGVLVLESLTHARTRGARIYAELTGFGQCTDGAAMVAPGAAGIARSIRGALDEAGTTPGYVNTHAPSTPLGDIEELRALQEVFGAAVPPLSSIKALTGHPLATSGVHEAIYTLLMMRDGFIAGSAGIESLDPLAAGVPLVRASRDAALKSAMSISFGFGGSCASLMFGACEGA, from the coding sequence ATGAGACGCAGCGCATCACGCGAACTCGAACGCGTCGTCGTCACGGGCATGGGGATCGTGTCGTGCCTCGGCAATACGCTCGATACGGTGTCAAGCGCGCTGCGCGAGGGCCGATCCGGCATCACGAGCATCGAAGCATGGCGCGAGCTTGGCTTCGGGAGCCAGGTTGCAGGTGTGGCGTCGGTCGCCGATGAGCCGCCGTTCGCGCGCAAGTTCGAGCGCTTCATGGGCGATACCGCGCGCTTTGCGGCTCACGCGGCGCGAAAGGCGGTCGAGGACTCGGGCCTCGCGGCCGATGCCTTGCGTTCTCCCGATGCGGGCGCCGTGATCGGCTCGGGGAGCGGCGCGCTGTCCGCCTACGACGCGGCGCTTGCCGTCGTGCGCGAGCGCGGCGTCGAAAAAGCGCCGCCCTACACCGTGCCCAAGGTGATGAGCAGCACGGCGTCGGCGAACGTCGCGCAACTGTTCGGTCTCGAAGGCATCGCGTATTCGCCGTCATCGGCCTGCACGACGTCTGCGCTCGCGATCGGACAGGCCATGCAGCTGATTCAGACGGGCCGTCAGCAGATCGTGCTCACCGGCGGCAGCGAAGAGCTCTACGACAACTACACGCTGAACTTCGACGCGATGGGCGCGCTTTCGCGCGGCTTCAACGACACGCCGCAGCGCGCGTCGCGCCCCTACGACACGGCGCGCGACGGCTTCGTGATCGCCTCGGGCGCGGGCGTGCTGGTGCTCGAATCGCTGACGCACGCGCGTACGCGCGGCGCACGCATTTACGCCGAGCTGACGGGCTTCGGCCAGTGCACCGATGGCGCCGCGATGGTTGCGCCGGGCGCGGCGGGCATCGCGCGGTCGATTCGCGGCGCGCTCGACGAAGCAGGCACGACGCCCGGCTACGTGAACACGCATGCCCCGTCGACTCCGCTCGGCGACATCGAAGAACTGCGCGCGCTGCAGGAGGTGTTCGGTGCGGCGGTGCCGCCCCTGTCGTCGATCAAGGCGCTGACGGGTCACCCGCTCGCGACCTCCGGCGTGCACGAGGCGATCTACACGCTCTTGATGATGCGCGACGGTTTCATCGCGGGCAGTGCAGGCATCGAATCGCTCGATCCGCTCGCGGCCGGGGTGCCGCTCGTGCGGGCTTCGCGTGACGCCGCACTCAAGAGCGCGATGTCGATTTCGTTCGGGTTCGGCGGCAGTTGCGCGAGCTTGATGTTCGGCGCGTGTGAAGGTGCATGA
- a CDS encoding DUF2846 domain-containing protein produces MKYLKIAIYLLVVAVLAGCARGEPYKQVVKTAPEIAAGQGRIYFYRKPGLFSDAGILDQPVILLDGEKIGRARPKGFFYLDVPAGTHEVVVHTEVDKTLSLTIDAGETKYVRTELTAGVIRARAVPELIEPRVAKKEMRRLRLGGQASANGDGAASETAE; encoded by the coding sequence ATGAAATATCTCAAGATCGCCATTTACCTCCTCGTTGTCGCTGTCCTGGCGGGGTGCGCGCGAGGTGAGCCGTACAAGCAAGTCGTCAAGACGGCTCCAGAAATTGCTGCGGGCCAAGGGCGAATCTACTTCTATCGAAAGCCAGGCCTGTTCTCGGACGCCGGCATTCTGGACCAGCCCGTCATTTTGCTCGACGGGGAAAAGATTGGCCGTGCTCGACCCAAAGGGTTCTTCTATTTGGACGTTCCTGCCGGAACTCATGAAGTTGTCGTCCATACCGAGGTCGATAAAACGCTCTCGCTGACCATCGATGCTGGGGAGACGAAATACGTGAGGACTGAATTGACAGCCGGCGTCATACGCGCAAGAGCGGTGCCGGAGTTGATCGAGCCGCGCGTCGCGAAGAAGGAAATGAGGCGGCTCAGGCTGGGCGGGCAGGCATCGGCCAACGGCGATGGGGCTGCCTCGGAAACTGCCGAATAA
- a CDS encoding beta-ketoacyl-ACP synthase encodes MKRVVITGMGGVTPIGNQWDEIETALKGGRNAVRRMPEWDYFSSLHTRLACPLPEFTLPREYPRKKTRSMGLVSMYSVRASEMALADAGLLGDASIADGRMGVAYGSSSGSVQPIRAFGTMLETGSMQDVTSNSYVQMMPHTTAVNVSLFWDLKGRIVPTSCACASGSQAIGYAYEAIATGKQTLMLAGGAEELSGPAVAVFDTLYATSTRNDEPELTPRPFDAARDGLVVGEGAATLVLEEYEHARARGAAIHAEIVGFGCNSDGAHMTQPTAETMARAMQFALDDALLPPTAIAYVNAHGTSTDRGDIAESVATAQVFGSRMPISSLKSYIGHTLGACGAIEAWWTIEMMKRNWYAPTLNLTNVDPACAPLDYIAGEGRAIDAGYVMSNNFAFGGINTSLIFKRVQ; translated from the coding sequence ATGAAGCGCGTCGTCATTACGGGAATGGGCGGCGTGACGCCGATCGGCAATCAGTGGGACGAGATCGAGACGGCGCTCAAAGGCGGCCGCAACGCCGTGCGCCGCATGCCGGAGTGGGATTACTTCTCGTCGCTGCACACGCGGCTCGCGTGTCCGCTGCCCGAGTTCACCCTGCCGCGCGAGTATCCGCGCAAGAAGACACGGTCGATGGGGCTCGTCTCGATGTATTCGGTGCGCGCGAGCGAGATGGCGTTGGCCGATGCGGGACTGCTCGGCGACGCGTCGATTGCCGACGGGCGCATGGGCGTCGCATACGGTTCGTCGTCGGGCTCGGTGCAGCCGATCCGCGCGTTCGGCACGATGCTCGAGACCGGTTCGATGCAGGACGTCACGTCGAACAGCTACGTGCAGATGATGCCGCATACGACGGCCGTCAACGTGAGCCTGTTCTGGGACCTGAAAGGGCGCATCGTGCCGACTTCGTGCGCGTGCGCTTCGGGTAGCCAGGCGATCGGGTATGCGTACGAGGCCATCGCGACCGGCAAGCAGACGCTGATGCTCGCGGGCGGCGCCGAGGAGCTGTCGGGCCCCGCGGTCGCGGTATTCGACACGCTCTACGCGACGAGCACGCGCAACGACGAGCCGGAGCTGACGCCGCGTCCGTTCGATGCGGCGCGCGACGGCCTCGTAGTCGGCGAGGGGGCGGCGACGCTGGTGCTCGAAGAGTACGAACACGCGCGCGCACGCGGTGCGGCGATTCATGCGGAAATTGTCGGTTTCGGCTGCAACTCGGACGGCGCCCACATGACGCAGCCCACGGCCGAAACGATGGCGCGCGCGATGCAGTTCGCGCTCGACGATGCGCTGCTTCCGCCCACGGCAATCGCCTATGTGAACGCGCACGGCACGTCGACCGATCGCGGCGACATTGCGGAAAGCGTGGCGACGGCGCAGGTGTTCGGCTCGCGGATGCCGATCAGTTCGCTCAAGAGCTATATCGGCCACACGCTTGGCGCGTGCGGCGCGATCGAGGCGTGGTGGACCATCGAGATGATGAAGCGCAACTGGTACGCGCCGACGCTGAACCTGACGAACGTCGACCCAGCCTGTGCGCCGCTCGATTACATCGCGGGCGAAGGCCGCGCGATCGACGCCGGCTACGTGATGAGCAACAACTTCGCGTTCGGCGGGATCAATACGTCGTTGATCTTCAAGCGGGTGCAATGA
- a CDS encoding 3-ketoacyl-ACP reductase FabG2: MSRRVLVTGASRGIGRAIAYQLAADGFAVSVHCRSGRAEADAVADGIAAQGGSARVLQFDVRDRAACREQLQADVAAHGAYYGIVLCAGLTRDAAFPALTDDDWDAVLETGLDGFYNVVHPLTMPMVRAKAGGRIVTIASVSGVMGNRGQVNYSAAKAGLIGATKALAVELASRRITVNCVAPGLIETEMLAQMEHLDHALQTVPMARVGKPVEVAAAVSFLMSDAASYITRQVLGVNGGII; the protein is encoded by the coding sequence ATGAGCCGCCGCGTTCTCGTTACCGGCGCAAGCCGCGGCATCGGCCGCGCGATTGCGTACCAACTCGCCGCCGACGGCTTCGCCGTGTCGGTGCATTGCAGGAGCGGCCGGGCCGAGGCCGACGCGGTCGCCGACGGCATCGCCGCGCAAGGCGGCAGCGCTCGCGTGCTGCAATTCGACGTGCGCGACCGCGCCGCGTGCCGCGAGCAACTGCAGGCCGACGTCGCCGCGCACGGCGCCTACTACGGAATCGTGCTGTGCGCGGGCCTGACACGCGACGCGGCATTTCCGGCCCTGACCGACGACGATTGGGATGCCGTGCTCGAAACCGGACTCGACGGTTTCTACAACGTCGTGCATCCGCTCACGATGCCGATGGTGCGCGCGAAAGCGGGTGGCCGGATCGTGACGATCGCGTCCGTTTCGGGGGTGATGGGCAATCGCGGGCAGGTCAACTACAGCGCCGCGAAGGCCGGCTTGATCGGCGCGACGAAGGCGCTCGCCGTCGAGCTGGCCTCGCGCCGCATCACGGTCAACTGCGTCGCTCCCGGCTTGATCGAGACCGAGATGCTCGCGCAAATGGAGCATCTCGATCATGCCTTGCAGACCGTGCCGATGGCGCGCGTCGGCAAGCCGGTCGAAGTCGCAGCGGCTGTCAGCTTCCTGATGTCGGACGCCGCGTCCTACATCACGCGGCAAGTGCTCGGCGTGAACGGCGGGATCATCTGA
- a CDS encoding beta-ketoacyl-[acyl-carrier-protein] synthase family protein produces MNSSHVYLHALGIVNALGADVDAVVRGLASGVAAGMGLAAEDGPFIGRAVGLLDIAPPAHLARYDCRNNRLLLAALAQIRSTADQACERYGAQRVGVVLGTSTSGVGAAEAALARQASVDPSANASGSEPLRAPFDYVQMEIGTAAPFAAAVLGVKGPAFTISTACTSSAKAFVSARRLLQLKLCDAVIVGGVDSLCELTVQGFASLESTSVARTNPMSRNRAGINVGEGAALFLMSREAGPVRLAGAGESSDAHHISAPDPAGVGGEIALRAALADSGIGASEIGYVNLHATATRKNDEMEAHLMARVFPRGVPASGTKPLTGHTLGAAGATELAFAWLTLARGDVTLPRHLWDGDADPALPALDLIEAERRLAPGQYVMSNSFAFGGSNVSLVLGR; encoded by the coding sequence ATGAATTCGTCTCACGTCTATCTGCACGCGTTGGGCATCGTGAACGCGCTCGGCGCCGATGTCGACGCCGTGGTGCGTGGTCTCGCCTCCGGCGTTGCGGCGGGGATGGGCTTGGCCGCGGAGGACGGTCCCTTCATCGGCCGCGCAGTGGGGTTGCTCGATATCGCACCGCCCGCGCATCTCGCCCGCTACGACTGCCGCAACAATCGCTTGTTGCTGGCCGCACTCGCGCAGATCCGCAGCACGGCCGACCAAGCGTGCGAGCGCTATGGCGCACAGCGCGTGGGCGTCGTGCTCGGTACGAGCACGTCGGGCGTCGGGGCAGCGGAAGCCGCGCTTGCGCGGCAGGCGAGCGTGGACCCGAGCGCCAACGCTTCGGGAAGCGAGCCGTTGCGTGCGCCGTTCGACTACGTGCAGATGGAGATCGGCACTGCCGCGCCGTTTGCCGCGGCGGTGCTCGGTGTCAAAGGGCCGGCGTTCACGATTTCCACCGCCTGTACGTCGAGCGCGAAGGCGTTCGTCTCCGCGCGGCGTCTCTTGCAATTGAAGCTGTGCGATGCCGTGATCGTCGGCGGTGTCGATTCGCTTTGCGAACTGACCGTACAGGGCTTTGCCTCGCTCGAATCGACGAGCGTGGCGCGAACCAACCCGATGAGCCGCAATCGCGCCGGCATCAATGTCGGGGAGGGGGCCGCGCTCTTTTTGATGAGCCGCGAAGCGGGACCCGTACGGCTCGCGGGCGCCGGCGAATCGAGCGACGCGCATCACATCTCGGCGCCCGATCCGGCAGGCGTAGGCGGCGAAATCGCGCTGCGAGCGGCGCTGGCCGACAGCGGCATCGGCGCGTCCGAGATCGGCTACGTGAATCTGCACGCCACCGCCACGCGCAAGAACGACGAGATGGAAGCGCATCTGATGGCGCGCGTATTTCCGCGCGGCGTTCCCGCGAGCGGCACGAAGCCGCTCACGGGGCACACGCTCGGCGCGGCCGGCGCCACCGAGCTTGCGTTCGCCTGGCTCACGCTCGCGCGCGGCGATGTCACGCTGCCGCGTCACCTATGGGACGGCGACGCCGACCCCGCCTTGCCGGCGCTCGATCTGATCGAAGCCGAACGACGCCTGGCGCCGGGCCAATACGTGATGAGCAACTCGTTCGCATTCGGCGGCAGCAATGTCAGCCTCGTTCTGGGGCGTTGA